Part of the Patescibacteria group bacterium genome, ATACAACATGGGTGACAGCGCGTAGGCCAAGAACCGGTGTTGGCCTTGCAGAATGGCGCCAAACAAAGTACTGATACCAAACAACAAAGGTGATAACAATAATATTCGTGTCAGTGTAGTAAGTTGAGCCAATTCAGTTGCAGAAAAACCTGGTGCCACCAAAGGTGTGATCCAAGGCATAATCATAAAAGCCACCACATCTACCAGACATAAAGCTACAGCCACAACCGTGAGAATGGCGTTACTGGCTTGGTAAGCAGGTGCCTTACCCTGTTTTAGTAGTTGAGCAAATACAGGAATAAAGGCCGTGGTTAGAGCCGCCGCAAACAGGTTCATGATTAAATCAGGCAACAAGAAGGCGGAATTAAATAAATCCACATCGCGGCTGGCGCCAAAGGTTTGCGCCAAGAGACGATCACGCGCTAGACCTAATATATAACTACCGGCCGAGGTACCGGCCAAAAGCATGGCATTGCGGCCGACGCTACGATTCATAGGGGTGATTGTATCAACCCTTGAAGTAAACGGGAAGATAGGCTAATGTACACACCCATGGCTGATGTAATTATCGAACAAATTAAGCAGCGTCTTGATATAATTGAGTTGTTATCGGAGTATTTAAAATTGCAAAAAGCCGGCAGTAATTGGCGCGCCATTTGCCCCTTTCATCATGAAAACAGTCCCTCTTTCATGGTGAGTAGTGAGAAACAAATTTGGCACTGTTTTGGTTGTGCTAAGGGCGGCGATATTTTTACTTTTATTCAAGAGATAGAGGGGATAGATTTTGTTGAGGCTCTGAAATTATTAGCCGATAAAGCCCATGTCACATTGCCGCAGTATAATCCCACACAACAGGATCATAAACAAAAATTATTGCACATTATTAGTCTGGCGCAACAATTTTATAGTTCAGCTCTGCAAGAATCCAAAGAAGGTGAGATTGCCCGACAATATATTAAGCAACGTGGCTTGTCAGCTGACAGTGTGGCAGCGTTTGGTTTAGGCTATAGTTATTTAGAGTGGGGGAGGCTACACGATTTTTTAAAACAACAGGGTATCAGTGAGGCCGATCAAACCGCCGCCGGCTTGTTAATAAACGGGCACGATCGGTTTCGTGGACGCTTGATGATTCCATTACATGATGGGCACGGTACCGTAGTTGGTTTTACGGCGCGAACATTACAGGCGGATGAAACTGGTGGTAAATATATCAACTCACCGCAGTCGGACATTTATGATAAATCAAATGTCGTGTTCGGGTTGTTCCGAGCGAAGACTGCTATAAAAAAATTACACGCCACTTTAGTGGTTGAGGGCAATCTGGATGTGATCACGGCGCAACAGCATGGTTTTACCAATACTGTGGCCACTTCCGGCACGGCTTTTACCGAGCAACAAATTCTGCAACTCAAACGGTATTCACCTAATTTGTTGTTAGCCTTTGATTTAGATTTAGCCGGGCAAGCTGCCGCTGAACGGGGGATTGATTTAGCCATGCGCCATGGTATGAACATTAAAATTGTGCGCTGGCCAGAACAATATAAAGATCCCGATGATTGTATTCGTGCTAATGCCAGTTTATTTAAAAAGGCTATTCATGATGCCATTGGATTGGTTGATTATTGGTTTATCCATGCCGGTAGTGATTTGCAATTAACCCGGGTTGAACATAAAAAAGTGTTAGTGCAACGGCTCTTACCTAAATTGGCTAAACTAACCGACCCGGTTGAACAAGCACATTACCTACAACAACTGGCTGATGTCGTACATGTGGATGTTAGGATCTTACAAGAGAAGATCGCTAAGGGTATGAAGTCGAACGGTAATGTGGTACGTGTGACACAAACTAATCAGCCCAAAACAAAACCAGTCCTCGATCGCTCGACCCGTTTAGCTGAGTATGTCTTTGGAATTACCTTATTGCTACCGGAGCAGTTTGGTTATGTGCGCGATTATCTTGATCCTGAGTTTGTAACCGATCCAGCCTTGCATGACCTTTACATAAGAATGCTAGATCAGTATAATAAGTCGGGTCAGTTTGAGTGTCCGGCTGATACAGATTGGCTGAATCGGCTGCGTTTACAGGTAAATGTTGAACCAACAGCAGACGCTCTAATTCAAGGAATTCGAGAATTGCATAAGCGTTACATTCAACAACGCTTGCGTGATATTGAAATCGAGTTAAAAGACACCACCACAGGGGACGCATTATTAGAAGAGGCTAATTTACTTACACAACAATTGACCGAACTATCCCGTTAATATCTATGCCCAAACGATCGGCCAAACCAGTCAAGTCAAAACCAGCGGCCAAACCAAAAACCAAACCGAAACCTCGGTTGGTTAAGAAAGTAGCCCGTAAAATAAAAAAACCCACTGCTCCTCGTACGGCAGCCGTTATTTTAGCTGAGGCGGTACCGTTTCCGATTGAAGGCGCTGAGCTGTTATTAAAAAAAGGGCGCACCCGAAACTTTCTCACCGAGACAGAAATTTTATATACCTTCAACAATTTAGAAGATTACGTATCAGACTTTGAACAGTGGTTGGGACAATTAGAAAAATCTAGTATTCAATTAATTGAAACCGACGGTAATGTGCTTGGATTAGATGCGAAGAAAGTTGGCCTGGTTGATGCTAATCGTGAAAAAGCCGGTAAAGCGGCGATGGATTTATCCGACATTTCTGGCGATTCTATTCAGATGTATCTGCGAGAAATTGGTAAAGTGCCGTTGTTATCAACTGAAGAAGAAATTCGTCTGGCAAAATTAAAAGAAGCGGGCGATCTTGAGGCCAAACGAAAATTATTAGAAGCCAACTTACGGTTAGTGGTGAGTATTGCGAAAAAATTTACCGGGCGATCATTATCATTGTTAGATTTAATTCAAGAAGGTAACATCGGTTTACATCGGGCCGTTGAGAAATTTGATTATCGCAAAGGTTATAAATTTTCCACCTACGCCACCTGGTGGATTCGCCAGGCCATTACGCGGAGCCTGGCCGATCAATCACGCACTATTCGTATCCCTGTGCACATGGTGGAGACAATCAATAAATTCCAACAGATTGAACGCGGTCTCATCCAGATTTTAGGGCGCGAACCATTGCCGGAAGAAATTGCTGCCGAAATGGGTGAGGTAATTGAGAAGGTTCATACGATTATTAAGATTTCTCAAGAAACCGTCTCGTTAGAAACTTCCGTCGGCGATGATGAATCCGAAGATTCTACGTTAGGTGATTTTATTGAGGATCAAAAAACCATGTCGCCCGATCGCTCCGCCTCGTTGCAGTTATTAAAAGACCACGTCTATGACATCATTAAAGATTTACCACCGCGCGAACAAAAGATATTAGAGATGCGTTTTGGTTTAGTGGATGGTGTGTCACACACTTTAGAAGAAGTCGGCCAAGAATTTGGTGTCACCCGCGAACGGATTCGGCAAATTGAAGCCAAAGCCCTCGACAAGATTCAGCAGCACGTGGGTATGCGTAAATTAAGAGATTATTAAGACCTCTCCCCATGCCACGTAATGTTTATGCCATTAGTGGGTTAGCCTTTCCGCCGGAAGCTAGTGCGTATGGTTTAGCGCGGTATAGTCGATCCGCTAAGCCGGCTAAAGAAACATTTACGGCCATGGCAGAAAAAATGTTAGAAGGTGATGCTGCCATGCAGAAGTTTTTTGAAGTCTTTTATTTTCAATATGGTCATGCCTCGATCGCCGATTTAGCTCATGTCAGTATGGCCGTGGAAAATATTTCTATGATTGCCGCCATGGATTTAGTAGATGAACCACTCTGGGATGGGCAAGAACGATCTACTAGATACCAACATTTTTCTAAAGAGGCAGTCTACATCCCAGCTCATGCTCCCAAATCCTATATCACAGGTATTGCTTATTTAATGGCTGAATATAATAAACTTTATCCAGAGTTGTTAGCCGCTGTGCAAACACAAAATCCATTATTAAAAGATATTCCCGAACCAGCTTACCAGGGAGCCACCAAAGCCCGCGCCTTTGATATGGCGCGTTATCTATTACCATTGGGCACACTCACTAGTGTTGGTCAAATTACATCTGGCCGGACAGTTGAAAAAATGATCTCCAGATTATATTCCAGTTCTTATCAAGAAGTGCGTGATTTGGCCGATGATATAAAAAAGGCGTGTAATACACCGGCCTTTAATCCTTTCACTAAAGAAATTAATGCCGCCTTACGATCTATTAAAAATGCCCGTTTAAAAAAGATTCTTAAACCCCAAGCACCCTTACCCAGTTTGGTTAAATATACCGCACCGATTAAGTATTGGCTGCAAACCAGACAAGATTTAACTCAAGCCGCACACGAACTATTAAAGATCAAACCAGTTGATTCTAGCCACGATGTGCAAGCCTGGCATAAGCAAGATCCGTTAGTGGATGCGGTTACAACATTGTTTTATTCCGTGACACATTATTCATACCAGCAAATTTATCGAGTTGTTCATACCTGGTCGGAAAAGAAGCTCACCGAAATTTATGAATTAGGCACGCGTAAAAGGGGATCACACGATGAGTTGATGCGTGCCCTAGATACCCACAGTGTCACCTTTGATATTCTTATGGACGTTGGTTCCTATCGCGATATGCACCGCCATCGTCGCACCATTCAGGTGCCACAAGATTTTACGTTTCAACACGGTTATGACATGCATCCAGAAATAGGCCAGTACGGTGGGTTGTACCCCTATCAAGTAGCCATGGATAATATCACTGGTACTCTCCAAAAATTAGACAAAACCAACCATGCCGCCGCTGTTTATTTAATGCCGATGGGTTTCAAACGCCGGTCATTATTTAAAATGGGTTGGAACGAGATCGACTACATCGGTAAATTACGCACCGGTCCGGGTCGGCATTTATCTTATTGGAATATTGCCTTACGCATGGTTGAAGAGGCCAAAAAACTATCACCCGTACGCGCTAGTCGTATCCCGACTAAGCCATTAAGTATGGATTCTGTGTATCAACGGTAAGAGTTGACTATTTTTTTTTACTGTCATACAATCTGGTATATTCAGGAGTAGCTCAGCGGTAGAGCAGTACGCTGTTAACGTATTGGTCCTGGGTTCAAATCCCAGCTCCTGAGCATTGACTTTATCCTTTTTGTACAGTAGACTAACTGTACTGTAGAAAATAATCATTTTTTCTACAGTACAGTGTTTATA contains:
- the dnaG gene encoding DNA primase, which translates into the protein MADVIIEQIKQRLDIIELLSEYLKLQKAGSNWRAICPFHHENSPSFMVSSEKQIWHCFGCAKGGDIFTFIQEIEGIDFVEALKLLADKAHVTLPQYNPTQQDHKQKLLHIISLAQQFYSSALQESKEGEIARQYIKQRGLSADSVAAFGLGYSYLEWGRLHDFLKQQGISEADQTAAGLLINGHDRFRGRLMIPLHDGHGTVVGFTARTLQADETGGKYINSPQSDIYDKSNVVFGLFRAKTAIKKLHATLVVEGNLDVITAQQHGFTNTVATSGTAFTEQQILQLKRYSPNLLLAFDLDLAGQAAAERGIDLAMRHGMNIKIVRWPEQYKDPDDCIRANASLFKKAIHDAIGLVDYWFIHAGSDLQLTRVEHKKVLVQRLLPKLAKLTDPVEQAHYLQQLADVVHVDVRILQEKIAKGMKSNGNVVRVTQTNQPKTKPVLDRSTRLAEYVFGITLLLPEQFGYVRDYLDPEFVTDPALHDLYIRMLDQYNKSGQFECPADTDWLNRLRLQVNVEPTADALIQGIRELHKRYIQQRLRDIEIELKDTTTGDALLEEANLLTQQLTELSR
- a CDS encoding sigma-70 family RNA polymerase sigma factor, whose protein sequence is MPKRSAKPVKSKPAAKPKTKPKPRLVKKVARKIKKPTAPRTAAVILAEAVPFPIEGAELLLKKGRTRNFLTETEILYTFNNLEDYVSDFEQWLGQLEKSSIQLIETDGNVLGLDAKKVGLVDANREKAGKAAMDLSDISGDSIQMYLREIGKVPLLSTEEEIRLAKLKEAGDLEAKRKLLEANLRLVVSIAKKFTGRSLSLLDLIQEGNIGLHRAVEKFDYRKGYKFSTYATWWIRQAITRSLADQSRTIRIPVHMVETINKFQQIERGLIQILGREPLPEEIAAEMGEVIEKVHTIIKISQETVSLETSVGDDESEDSTLGDFIEDQKTMSPDRSASLQLLKDHVYDIIKDLPPREQKILEMRFGLVDGVSHTLEEVGQEFGVTRERIRQIEAKALDKIQQHVGMRKLRDY
- a CDS encoding FAD-dependent thymidylate synthase, whose amino-acid sequence is MPRNVYAISGLAFPPEASAYGLARYSRSAKPAKETFTAMAEKMLEGDAAMQKFFEVFYFQYGHASIADLAHVSMAVENISMIAAMDLVDEPLWDGQERSTRYQHFSKEAVYIPAHAPKSYITGIAYLMAEYNKLYPELLAAVQTQNPLLKDIPEPAYQGATKARAFDMARYLLPLGTLTSVGQITSGRTVEKMISRLYSSSYQEVRDLADDIKKACNTPAFNPFTKEINAALRSIKNARLKKILKPQAPLPSLVKYTAPIKYWLQTRQDLTQAAHELLKIKPVDSSHDVQAWHKQDPLVDAVTTLFYSVTHYSYQQIYRVVHTWSEKKLTEIYELGTRKRGSHDELMRALDTHSVTFDILMDVGSYRDMHRHRRTIQVPQDFTFQHGYDMHPEIGQYGGLYPYQVAMDNITGTLQKLDKTNHAAAVYLMPMGFKRRSLFKMGWNEIDYIGKLRTGPGRHLSYWNIALRMVEEAKKLSPVRASRIPTKPLSMDSVYQR